A segment of the Staphylococcus ratti genome:
TACCAATAACAAGTCCATTCATACCTACATATTTGTGCCAACCTAACGTAGCGCCCATCTCAACTGCTACACGTTTTGTCACGCTCGGTAATAACACCTCGTCTTGATATGCTTTTGGTTGTTGTTCGAATGCATTCCAATTCGGCATTGATACAACACGCACCCCTTTGCCTCTTTGTTCTAAGTCTTTAGCTACATCAATGACTAAACTCACTTCAGATCCTGTTGCTAGTAATACATACTCAGGCGCTGCTTCCGTTTCATATACTACGTAAGCCCCTTTACGTACACCTTCTTCAAGTTGTGTTTCTTCTACATCTAATACCGGTAAACCTTGACGTGTTAAAACAAGTGCTGTTGGTGTGCCATTTGCTTCTAAAGCAACTTTCCAAGCTACACGCGTTTCATTACCATCAGCCGGTCGAATAACATTAAGGTTAGGAATCGCACGTAAACCTGCTAATTGCTCAATTGGTTCATGTGTTGGCCCATCTTCCCCGACCGCAATAGAATCATGCGTAAAAATAAACGTCGAACGTAAGCCCATGATAGATGAAAGTCTTAATGCTGGTTTTAAGTAGTCACTAAATACGAAGAATGTTGCGCCATATGGATGTAATCCGCCGTGCGCTGCCATACCATTTACTGCAGCAGCCATTGCAAATTCACGAACACCAAACCATACGTTTTTACCCGCACCATCTTCGGCAGAGAAATCTCCTGCTTCTTTTACATTTGATTTATTTGATGAAGCTAAGTCTGCTGAACCTCCGAAGAAAGAAGGAACTGCTTTTCCTAACGCTTGAATAATTTCACCAGAATCAGCGCGTGACGCTGCTTTATGCCCTAATTCAAAGCGCGGCAGATCTTTTTCATAACCTTCTGGCAATTCTCCAGCAATCGCTGTTTTGAATTCTTTAGCTAATTCAGGATATTTTTCCGTATAAGCTTCTAAATCTTTTTTCCATTGTGCCTCATGTGCATCTGCACGTTGGATCATTGTTTCATTAAAAATTTCATACACGCTATCATCCACTTGGAATGATTTAGATGCATCTAACTTATAATTTTTAAATGTTAGTTCACGCTCTTCTTCACCTAAAGGTGCACCATGTGAGCTATGACTGTTAGATTTATTTGGCGAACCGTAACCAATAATTGTCTTAACTTCAATAATTGTTGGTCCTTTTTGAGATTTTGCTTCTTCGATAGCTTTATGGATAGCTTCCAAATCGTTGCCATCTTTAACAAGAATATGGTTCCAACCGTACGCTTCAAAGCGTTGTTTAATATCTTCAGAAAATGATTTGTTCGTTTCTCCATCTAAAGAAATATCGTTTGAATCATATAAAGTAATTAATTTGTCTAATTTTAAATGTCCTGCTAATGAAGCCGCTTCATGCGAAATACCTTCCATAAGGTCTCCATCTGAAGCTAACACGTACGTGTAGTGATCTACAAGAGCGATGTCATCTTGGTTGAATTTTGCAGCAAGATGTTTTTCCGCCATTGCCATACCAACAGACATCGCAAAACCTTGTCCAAGTGGCCCAGTAGTAATTTCTACACCTTTTGTGTGGTGATATTCAGGGTGACCTGGTGTTTTTGAATCCCACTGTCTAAATTGCTTAAGCTCTTCCAATTCTAATCCACCAGATACATGAAGTAAGCTGTATAACAGTGCTGAACCGTGTCCAGCCGAAAGTACAAATCGGTCGCGGTTAAAATACGTGTCAGAATTAGGGTTAAAATTTAAATGTTGTGTCCAAAGTGTGTAAGCCATTGGCGCTGCACCCATTGGCAACCCAGGATGCCCTGAATTCGCCTTTTCAATTGCATCGATGCTAAGCGCACGTAAAGTATTTACTGCGTGTGTATCTTTTTGTCCAAACATATTATGACTTCCTTTCTATTCGCTACTAGAATCATTATACCTTATTATGATTCATAACACCTAAAATTACATAAGGATTGTACTAGTCGCGTGTTCGATTCTTCTTTTGTATATCTTTTAGTTTGTCAGGTGTAACATCATTTCCTTCAGGGTCAATGACTTTTGTATGTTCGATTTGTTCTTTAAAACTGTTGCGAAATGATGCAAGATACTCACTTCTCAATTGTGATTGCTCTTTCGCTTCCTCTTTTGTTAAACCTTCATTTTTCTTTTTCTTTGCAAGTTCATTTATGCGTTTTAATTTATCTTGACTAAGCATAATGGATAACCTCCGTCAATATTCTCTACAAAATATAACAGAAAAACCGCTTAAAACCAACCACGATGGCTAATTTAAAACATAAAATAGACGATGTGAAATCAGAATCTTTTCTTTCACATCGTCCTTCGCTTTGAATTATCTCTTTTTACTCTCTCATTCATTACGAGCGCCTCAATTCAATATGACGTTATAGTAGTTACATTATGTTTCATCAGAATATATTAGCGAACACTAAAGGCAAGCACACTTTGTTGTTCCTTTGCTTTTTGTTCGTATTTTTGCATGTGCTCTGTTTGATTTGTATTAATTTGATGGTCAGTCATTTCGTACGTTTGTTCTGTATGCGCATCATGGCTTGCCATTATGAAAAACACAAAAAATATGATTATTGAAATGATAAACACAGATACATACAAATATATTTCATTTAATTTAGCTTTGATCATTGTAAACACCTCTAGAACATTTGTTTGTATCTGAATTTTATCAGAACGAATGTTCTGTGTCAATATAGAAACGAACAAATGTTTGTTCCTCTCTGAAATCTGTGCTATAATGTATTTAAATTAGGCAAAGGAGTGCACATTTGATGAGAGAACTTACAAAAAGACAAGAGGAAATATTCGAATTCATAAAACAAATTGTTCAAACGAAAGGTTATCCACCAAGCGTTCGTGAAATTGGAGAAGCGGTAGGTCTTGCTTCAAGTTCGACTGTACATGGTCATTTGTCACGCTTAGAAGAGAAAGGATATATACGTCGTGATCCTACAAAGCCGAGAGCTATCGAAATCGTAAGTGAATTGATGGGCGAACCGGTCAATATGGAAGAAACGATTTACGTTCCTGTTATTGGTAAAGTAACTGCTGGGACACCGATTACTGCTGTTGAAAATGTTGAAGAGTATTATCCGTTACCCGAACACTTCACTTCAACGCACAATGGTCAAATATTCATTTTGAACGTTGTAGGCGACAGTATGATTGAAGCTGGTATTTTAGATGGCGACAAAGTAATCGTACGAAGCCAATCTATTGCTGAAAATGGCGATATTATTGTTGCGATGACTGAAGATGATGAAGCTACAGTTAAGCGATTTTATAAAGAGAAAAATCGCTATCGCTTACAACCCGAAAATAGTAGCTTAGAACCTATTTATTTGGAGCACGTTACTGTATTAGGTAAAGTAGTAGGTTTATTTAGAGAATTTTAATATTGCGTGCATCTCCTTTGTTAATAAAAATCATGACCATCCGTACATACAAACGGGTGGTTTATTTTGTATCATACAGTTGTCAGAGCTTTATTTATTAAATTTCAATCCATATGTTCCTTTGTAAAACAAGAAAGAAGCGATAAAGAAATACTAAGATAGTAGATTTCTTCACCGCTATGATTGATAATATTTAAGTTAATAACTACGCTTCCTTAATTTCTTCTGCCAATTTATCACTGTAACCAAAAAACCACGTCAATACAAAAGCCGTTACAAATGAAATAACCAATACTAAAATATAAAATGGTAACTGTCCGATATCTTTCAAAAATAGTAAAATACCAGGTAAAACAGTAATAGCCATACCTGAAGCTTTCAATTGGAAAATAGCCGCAAAGAAGCCACCTACTGCACCACCGATCAGACCACAAATAAAAGGTTTAAAGTAACGTAAATTCACACCAAAAATGGCTGGTTCCGTAATACCGAGTAATGCTGAAAAAGCAGAAGGTATAGCAAGCGCTTTTAATTTCGCTTTCTTTGTTTTAAGTCCCACTGCAACCGCCGCTGCGGCTTGGGCTGTCATAGCTGCTGAGATAATCGGATTAAATGCATTATAATGGAACTTCTCTAGCAATTGAATTTCCATAAAATTGAAAATGTGATGTACCCCTGTGACAACGATAATTTGTTGGAAAAATCCAATCAACAATCCAGCAATACCAAATGGTAAAGCAAGTACCCATTCAGTGCCTGATAAAATAATTGTCTCAATAGAATGGAAAACAGGTCCAATTACAAATAACCCTAAAGTAACCATGACAAGTAATACTAAGAAAGGTGTCACAATTAAATCTATCGCATCAGGAATACGTTTCCTTAGCGCTTGTTCAAATTTAGCACCAATAAGCCCCACAAAGAATGCTGGTAGGACCGATCCTTGGTAACCTACAATCGGAATAAAATTAAAGAACTTGATAGCTTCTACTGAACCGTCACCTACTTGATACGCATTAGGTAATGCTGGGTTCACTAACATCAAACCTAATACGATACCAAGAACAGGACTGCCACCAAATACTTTAAAAGCACTCCAAGCAACTAATGCTGGTAAAAAAGCAAAAGCAGTATCTGTGAGTATTTGTGTAAACAAAATGAAGTTTTGAGGAATATCTTTAGCCGTCATTCCCATCCAACTTAAAATTTGATCGTTCATCACCACACCGCGCAACCCCATAAATAATCCTGTCGCAACTAATACCGGAATAATTGGCACGAACACATCGCCAAACACACGAATGGCACGTTGAAAAGCATTTCCTTGTTTAGCACTTACTGATTTGACTTCTGATTTTGAACTACCTTCTATTCCTAATGTCGTTATCTCATTGTAAATTTTGTTTACCGTTCCTGTTCCAAAAATAATTTGAAATTGGCCTGAGTTGTAAAAAGCACCTTTAACTTTTTCAATATCTTCGACTTGTGCTTGGTCTACTTTCTCTTTATCTTTGACCATAATTCTCAATCGTGTGGCACAATGTGCCAACGACTGTATGTTTTCCTTTCCTCCTACGGCTTGAATCACTGACTCTGCTATTTTTTTATCATTCACTCATTTTCACCTCTTATAAACGTTAGCACTTGTTGTTCAGTTGGCAAGCTGTCAATTGCTCCGTAAACCATTGTCGTTAATGCACCAACTGCGTTCGCAAATTTTAAGCATTGATAACTATCTTCAAAAAGCTTGTTTTTTCCATACTTTAACAATTGATAATTAATGGCTCCTATAAAAGCATCTCCTGCACCTGTTGCATCTAAAGCATCGACTTCAAAACCTGATGCTTGTGCAATTAATCCCTCTTTAGTATACAAAGAAGCGCCAGCTTTGCCTTCCGTATAGATGACAGCTTCAACATTTCCTTTAAATAATGATGCTATTGCCGCTTCTTTATTTTTAATACGTGTTATAAATGCTAATTCTTCATCTGAAATTTTGACAATATGCGCTTTGGGAACAAATTCCAATACCGTATTATGTAATGCATCTAAATCTTTCCAAAGTGGAAAACGTAAGTTCGGATCAAAAACTACTGTGCCATTCACTTTTAACATTTTGTCAATTAACACTCGATGTACCTCTTTTATGGGATAATCTACTAAATCAACTGAACAAAAATGTAAAATGTCTGTCGTATCCAATACGATATTCCTTATTTCGCAAGCTTCTAACAACATATCAGCTGAAGGTTTACGATAAAATGCAAAATCTCGTTCACCCTCTGCTGTTAAACTAACAAAAGCCAAAGCAGTATTAGCTTTAGAGGTCTGTTTTAAATACTGCGTGTCAACACCAATAATACCAAGTTTATCTATAATTTTCTCTCCAAATGCATCATTACCCACTTGTGTAATCATTGCAGCGTTACCACCAAGTTTTGCAACACAACTTGCCACATTAGCAGGTGCGCCACCCACTTGTGGAGAAAATTGCGTTACATCTTTTAAATTAATATCTCGATCGCTAGGGATAAAATCAATCAATGCTTCTCCAACTGCATATAATTTATTCATAATTATCCTCTCTCTAACTATATTGTTTCATTACTTGAAGCTTCACTTTAAGAATTCTACCTCACATTTTGGAACCGGTTCCAAAATAGTATAAAGTAAAACGCTTTCATAAACATTTTACTCATCGCTTTGCGAGAAGTCAATACTCGCATTTTTTATAAATTCAAAAGTCATTACTTTTAGACGTTCTACTGTTTCGCCATTGATAATACGAATTAAATTTTGCGCAGCCTGTTCGCCCGTTTGCTTATATGGAAAACGCATTGTCGCAAGAGATGGTGTAACAATAGTTGTCGTGTCATAACCACCAAAACCGACTATAGAGAGTTGCTTTGGAACTTGTAAATGTTGTTGATGTGCTGCTTTCAACGTACCTAACGCAATGTTATCTGTCCCACAAATGATGACATCATAGTGAGAGACTAAAGCGCTCGCAGCTAATGTAGCCTGTTGCAAATCAAAAGTTGTATAATACACATCTGCAGTTTGATGATAATGATTAAGGCCTGTTAACACACCTTTTTTCCTATCAACGCCAACTGCTTTATCGTATTCGCCTACACCTAAATACGCAATGCGCTTAAAATGTTGTTGACCGATCACTTCACCAACACTACGCCCTGCTTCAAAATCATTTTGTATTACGGAAGGGACATGCTTATTTGCTTGACCAATCAGTAGTACAGGTGCTTTTATATCTTGAATCGCTTCAATATGTTTTTCCGTAATTTGTGTAGCAACTAATAAAATGCCATCTACTTTATTTTTATTCAATGTATATAACGCTTCTATTTCTTGCTCTATACTTTGATTCGTATTCACTATTAGAATTTGATATTTATTGTCTTGGAAATAATGCTCTGCGCCTTCAAGAATCTGATGTGTTGCGTAAGAGTCGAGTCTAGGGATAATTGCGCCTATCATGAAAGTGCGCTTCGCTTTTAATGATTGTGCAAATTGATTTGGTGAGTATCCGGTAGCTTGTACGATTTTATCTATTTTATCTTTAGTTTTCTGACTTACAGATCCCCCATTTAAATATCGAGATACCGTACTTTTTGAAACTTTTGCCATTTTTGCAATATCTGAAATATTCATTGCTATCCCCCTAACATGTTCATCTTTTAGATTTACTTATAGACGTGCGTGCTTTTACTATTATTATTTTCTATCACGCGCAGCATCTTCCTATAACCTACTTAATAATAGCTATGGCTATGAAAAAGACATGATACTTATATAAAACATTACCTTTACCAACCTATGTTACTAATAAAGCGACGAGTTCATAAGATTGTCTTTCAGATCTCTTGCCATCTATCACTGCTTATGATGCACGCCTTTCTCATATTCTGCTTCTAAAACTTTATCCCTTCTTCTTTCAATATCAATAATATCATTATTTAAGCACCGAATGTCTTTATTGATACCATTTTGTTTGTCGTATAAAGCACGCATCGTACGACGGTGTCCAAACTGAAACATCTCACTATTTTGTTCAAGGTGGCTTAATATACGACTGTCACAATAACGTTCTAGTAAATGATGATTAAATTGATTCGTGGTTTCTCTTAATCCATCATACTCATTTAATAAATCATTAACTTTTCTCTTCTCAAACAAATAAGATTCCTCTTGCTCTTTTTTCTTTTCAATCAAATGATTCAAGTCATCAACTTTACACATCGGCAAACGCCCCTTTTAATTTAGAATTATTACCTACGAACTACTTCATAGTTATGGGAGTGGGACAGAAATCTATTTGATTTCGTCGTCCCACCCCCACAAGGCTGGCTAGGGTTGAAAGGAGCTCTAAGCGAAAATTCAATCCAGACAGCTACTGTGCTTTTTAAAAGTTACCTTCTCTTTAGATGTGGGACAGAAATCTATTTGATTTCGTCGTCCCACCCCCACAAGGCTGGCTAGGGTTGAAAGGAGCTGCTAAGCGAAAATTCAATCCAGACAGCTACTGTGCTTTTTAAAGTCACCTTCTCATTTGATGTGGGACAGAAATCTATTTGATTTCGTCGTCCCACCCCCACAAGGCTGGCTAGGGTTGAAAGGAGCTGCTAAGCGAAAATTCAATCCAGACAGCTACTGTGCTTTTTAAAGTCACCTTCTCATTTGATGTGGGACAGAAATCTATTTGATTTCGTCGTCCCACCCCCACAAGGCTGGCTAGGGTTGAAATGAGCTGCTAAGCGAAAATTCAATCCAGACAGCTACTGTGCTTTTTAAAGTCACCTTCTCATTTGATGTGGGGCTAACTATTATATAAATCATCCATATTTTACATACTATATTTTAACTTACGTAAAATCAATAACATTTTTATAATGGCATCTTAACCTTTTATACTGACAAAATGTTCCACTTTAAATCAAAACTATCAGTTAACCGCTTAGGTAATTAAATATCACAAATAAAAACACCTTTAAAATTGAATGTTCAATCCAACTTTAAAGGTGTCAAAATAGCATTAATACTTTTTATTGAGTATTTCTTTAACCCGTTCTAAAATATCTTCTGTTCGATGTTCAATATTGGGTGTTTCTTTTATTTTTCTCTTATAGTTATTCATAGCATCAACCTCATCCGATTGATTCATACCCATTTTTATAAACTATAAAACGTTATCCCGTATAATTTTCCGTCCAATAAGGTTGCTTTTTAGCATTAAAATCTACACCTACACCCAACGTGGTGACGTTAGGGTGAAGTATATTTTTACGGTGTCCTGCTGAATTCATTAAACCTTGATGTGCAAAAATGGGGCTTTGTTGACCATATGCGAGATTTTCAGCCGCAGTGCTATAATGGTGGCCATCTTTTTTTATGCGATCAAATGGTGACTCACCTTTCAAATTAGTGTGTTCGAAATACTGTTGCATAGCCATATCTTTGCTGTGTTTACGTGCAGTATTAGCAAGAGACTCTGAATAATTTAACGGTTCCAAACCATTTTGAACACGCGTCGCATTCACTAAATAATAGTCCAATTTTTCATAACTATTCGCTAAGTTTTTTGATGGCGCTGCATATTGTCCGTTCAATCTGTTTTCCATTGTTTTGCTCACTTGTAACAAGGCCGTTAAGTGATTTTTACGATGTATATCGTAAAATGCAGTCGTATAAATATTATCTTTTTCAAACACATCGTACGCTTCATTGTTTTGACGATAAAGGGTATTGCCTTTTTGAATGCCTTCTAAAGGTTTGCCAAGACGATGACGTACCACATCTTTAGGTGTATTATATTTAATCCCTGATTTTGAAGTTATCGTATTTTGGTTACTAAATAACCCATGTACTTTTCCATCAATATAACTCACTAAAACGAAATGATTAAAGTCGTTATGATAGACGTACCACTTAGTACCATATTCATTGTCCAATACGTTAGAATGTGGACCAAGTGCTGCTTCCACTTCTTTTTGTGACATATTCATTTGAATATTGTAAATCGCAAACTGTTGTTGCTTAGGCGTTTTAAGTGCTGTGTCAAAAGACTTTCCTTCAACCAATTGATCCACTTTTTCAGTTACAGGTTGAGTAATTTTATGCATAAAATCCGTAGGTTGTATAGGAATGACTAAAATTAATACAAAACCAACAATTAGAAAAGATAAAAATGACTTGATATAAAACAACTCCTGGTTTTATTAGTCTCTATCACCATTAAAAATTGAATTTCTTACAATAACGTAATCGACTTTGCGAAGTGCACCAATGTCTTTTCCACCTGCATATGAAATTGAGCTTTGTAAGTCTTCTTGCATCTCTACAAGCGTATCTTTTAGCGAACCTTTATGTTCTACAAACATTTTTTTACCTTCTACATTTTTACGTTCACCTTTTTGATATTCTGAAGCACTTCCAAAATATTCTTTATACTTTTTACCATCTAATTCAACTGTTTCCCCTGGAGATTCATCATGTGCTGCAAACAATGAACCAATCATAACCATCGAAGCCCCAAATCTCACGGATTTCGCTATATCACCATGTGTACGGATACCACCATCCGCAATAATCGGTTTGCGTGCTGCTTTGCTACAATGATTAACTGCAGCGAGTTGCCAACCTCCTGTACCAAAACCCGTTTTGATTTTAGTAATGCATACACGACCAGGCCCAATACCTACTTTAGTAGCATCAGCACCTGCATTTTCAAGTTCACGAACACCCTCAGGCGTCCCTACATTACCAGCGATAACGAAAACGTCTGGCAGATGTTTTTTAATATGTTGAATCATTTCAATGACTTGATCTGAATGACCGTGTGCAATATCAATTGTAATATATTCTGGTGAAAGTCCCGCTTCTTTTAACGATTTAACAAATTCAAACTCTCCGGCTTTCACACCAACCGAAATAGAAGAAAATAAACCTTTGTCTTTCATTTTTTTGACGAAAGGCAGACGTGCTGCTTCATCAAAACGATGCATAATATAGAAGTAATCATTTTCAGCAAACCATTCTGCTAATGACTCATTCATTACCGTTTGCATATTGGCAGGAACGACAGGTAATTTAAAGCGTCTTGGTCCAAATTGAATGGAAGTATCAATTTCTGATCGACTTTTTACAATACTCTTATTTGGTATAAGTTGGACGTCTTCATAATCGAAAATTTTCATTTTTCTTAACCCCTTATAATTGTATTCCAAAAGATAATATACTATCTATTTGCAATATTGTAAATAAAAGGGGATATTACCAACTGGATTTCTTAACGCCAGGAATTTGTCCTTTATGTGCATGTTCTCTGAAAGCAATACGAGACATTTCAAATTTACGCATTACGCCTCTCGGACGCCCTGTCACTTTACATCTACGTGTTAAACGCGTAGGTGAAGCATCTCTAGGTAATTTTTTTAATCCTTCATAATCTCCTTTTGCTTTCAACTCACGTCTAATTTCCGCGTATTTTGCAACCATTGCTTCACGCTTTTGCTCTTTGGCAATTTTTGATTTTTTAGCCATATTTTTCTCTCCTTTTTAAAAATCGTAATAATTACGATTTAAATAATAGCACATCCTTCTAAAATGAAGCAAGTCAGTTTTTCTAAGTTCTTCTAAAATATAGAAAATAAAAGTTGGCAAACATTTATAAACGTGGTAAAATAACAAATCGTAATAGTTTCAATTTAAAAGGAGGTCGACCCAATGCGCGTTAATGTTACATTAGCATGTACTGAATGTGGTGACCGTAACTACATCACTACGAAAAACAAACGTACGAATCCTGAGCGTATCGAAATGATGAAGTATTGCCCAAGATTAAATAAACATACGTTACACAGAGAAACAAAATAATCATTGATTAAAGCAGTTACGAAACACCCACTCATCAAAATACGACGTAAACTACAACTCGAACATTTCGAGTTGTAGTTTTTATATTTAAAGGGAGCGAAACAGAAATCTTAAAGTTTCTGTCCCGCTCCTTTAAAAATAGCTATTTTAATACTATTGAATACCTTCTAAAATGTGATCAAGTTGATCTAACATACCTAGCGCTTCTGCAACACCTCTACCATAAGCTGGGTCAGCTTGATAACAATGGCGAATGTGACGATGCTTCACTTCGTCTGTTGTACCTTCCATTTCGTTCGCAGTGTTAGTAAATAAACGCTGTTGTTGTTCGGGTGATTGTAAGCGGAATAATTTACCAGGTTGTTCGAAATAGTTGTCATCATCTTCTCTAAAATTATGCTCATAAGCATCACCATGCAATTCTAAAGGTGGTCGTTTGTATTCTGGTTGACTTTCGTGTGCGCCATAACTATTTGGATAATAATGTGTTTGACTACCTTGGTTGCCGTCTAAAATTCTCATTTGTCCATCTCTACTAAAAGGACAAAGGTTTTCAACACCTACGCCTTTAGGTTGGTTCACTGGAATTTGCCAATGGTTAACCCCTAAACGGTAACGTTGTGCATCTCCATATGAAAATAGACGCCCTTGTAACATTTTATCTGGAGAGAAATCCAAGCCAGGAATAATATTTGTAGGTGCAAACGCAGCTTGCTCAACATCTTGGAAGTAGTTGTCTGGATTACGGTTAAGCTCAAACTCTCCTACTTCAATTAAAGGATACTCATCTTTATACCATACTTTTGTTAAATCAAATGGGTTATCTTTATGATGTTTAGCTTGCTCTTCCGTCATCACTTGAATGTACATTTTCCATTTCGGAAAGTCTCCATTTTCAATCGCATTGTATAAATCACGTTGTGATGACTCTCGGTCTTCTCCTACAATTTTTGCTGCTTCATCTGGTTGAATGTTCTCAATACCTTGTTGCGTACGGAAATGGAATTTTACCCAAACACGTTCATTATTGGCATTAATCATGCCATAAGTATGCGAACCAAAACCATGCATATGACGGAAACCTTTTGGAATACCACGGTCAGTCATTAAAATTGTTACTTGATGAAGTGCTTCTGGTAACGATGTCCAGAAATCCCAGTTGTTTTGCGCACTTCTCATGTTTGTACGTGGGTCACGTTTAACCGCTCGATTTAAACTGACAAATAGCTTTGGGTCTCTAAAGAAAAACACTGGTGTGTTATTCCCTACTAAATCCCAGTTCCCTTCTTCTGTATAAAATTTCAAGGCAAAACCACGAATATCACGCTCAGCGTCAGCGGCGCCACGCTCACCGGCAACCGTTGAAAAACGTGCAAACATTTCCGTTTTTTTACCAATTTCAGAAAA
Coding sequences within it:
- the sosA gene encoding DNA damage-induced cell division inhibitor SosA, which encodes MIKAKLNEIYLYVSVFIISIIIFFVFFIMASHDAHTEQTYEMTDHQINTNQTEHMQKYEQKAKEQQSVLAFSVR
- a CDS encoding carbohydrate kinase family protein, giving the protein MNKLYAVGEALIDFIPSDRDINLKDVTQFSPQVGGAPANVASCVAKLGGNAAMITQVGNDAFGEKIIDKLGIIGVDTQYLKQTSKANTALAFVSLTAEGERDFAFYRKPSADMLLEACEIRNIVLDTTDILHFCSVDLVDYPIKEVHRVLIDKMLKVNGTVVFDPNLRFPLWKDLDALHNTVLEFVPKAHIVKISDEELAFITRIKNKEAAIASLFKGNVEAVIYTEGKAGASLYTKEGLIAQASGFEVDALDATGAGDAFIGAINYQLLKYGKNKLFEDSYQCLKFANAVGALTTMVYGAIDSLPTEQQVLTFIRGENE
- the lexA gene encoding transcriptional repressor LexA, with product MRELTKRQEEIFEFIKQIVQTKGYPPSVREIGEAVGLASSSTVHGHLSRLEEKGYIRRDPTKPRAIEIVSELMGEPVNMEETIYVPVIGKVTAGTPITAVENVEEYYPLPEHFTSTHNGQIFILNVVGDSMIEAGILDGDKVIVRSQSIAENGDIIVAMTEDDEATVKRFYKEKNRYRLQPENSSLEPIYLEHVTVLGKVVGLFREF
- a CDS encoding sucrose-specific PTS transporter subunit IIBC — protein: MNDKKIAESVIQAVGGKENIQSLAHCATRLRIMVKDKEKVDQAQVEDIEKVKGAFYNSGQFQIIFGTGTVNKIYNEITTLGIEGSSKSEVKSVSAKQGNAFQRAIRVFGDVFVPIIPVLVATGLFMGLRGVVMNDQILSWMGMTAKDIPQNFILFTQILTDTAFAFLPALVAWSAFKVFGGSPVLGIVLGLMLVNPALPNAYQVGDGSVEAIKFFNFIPIVGYQGSVLPAFFVGLIGAKFEQALRKRIPDAIDLIVTPFLVLLVMVTLGLFVIGPVFHSIETIILSGTEWVLALPFGIAGLLIGFFQQIIVVTGVHHIFNFMEIQLLEKFHYNAFNPIISAAMTAQAAAAVAVGLKTKKAKLKALAIPSAFSALLGITEPAIFGVNLRYFKPFICGLIGGAVGGFFAAIFQLKASGMAITVLPGILLFLKDIGQLPFYILVLVISFVTAFVLTWFFGYSDKLAEEIKEA
- a CDS encoding LacI family DNA-binding transcriptional regulator, with the translated sequence MNISDIAKMAKVSKSTVSRYLNGGSVSQKTKDKIDKIVQATGYSPNQFAQSLKAKRTFMIGAIIPRLDSYATHQILEGAEHYFQDNKYQILIVNTNQSIEQEIEALYTLNKNKVDGILLVATQITEKHIEAIQDIKAPVLLIGQANKHVPSVIQNDFEAGRSVGEVIGQQHFKRIAYLGVGEYDKAVGVDRKKGVLTGLNHYHQTADVYYTTFDLQQATLAASALVSHYDVIICGTDNIALGTLKAAHQQHLQVPKQLSIVGFGGYDTTTIVTPSLATMRFPYKQTGEQAAQNLIRIINGETVERLKVMTFEFIKNASIDFSQSDE
- a CDS encoding DUF896 domain-containing protein, giving the protein MLSQDKLKRINELAKKKKNEGLTKEEAKEQSQLRSEYLASFRNSFKEQIEHTKVIDPEGNDVTPDKLKDIQKKNRTRD
- a CDS encoding CAP-associated domain-containing protein, which translates into the protein MFYIKSFLSFLIVGFVLILVIPIQPTDFMHKITQPVTEKVDQLVEGKSFDTALKTPKQQQFAIYNIQMNMSQKEVEAALGPHSNVLDNEYGTKWYVYHNDFNHFVLVSYIDGKVHGLFSNQNTITSKSGIKYNTPKDVVRHRLGKPLEGIQKGNTLYRQNNEAYDVFEKDNIYTTAFYDIHRKNHLTALLQVSKTMENRLNGQYAAPSKNLANSYEKLDYYLVNATRVQNGLEPLNYSESLANTARKHSKDMAMQQYFEHTNLKGESPFDRIKKDGHHYSTAAENLAYGQQSPIFAHQGLMNSAGHRKNILHPNVTTLGVGVDFNAKKQPYWTENYTG
- the tkt gene encoding transketolase — encoded protein: MFGQKDTHAVNTLRALSIDAIEKANSGHPGLPMGAAPMAYTLWTQHLNFNPNSDTYFNRDRFVLSAGHGSALLYSLLHVSGGLELEELKQFRQWDSKTPGHPEYHHTKGVEITTGPLGQGFAMSVGMAMAEKHLAAKFNQDDIALVDHYTYVLASDGDLMEGISHEAASLAGHLKLDKLITLYDSNDISLDGETNKSFSEDIKQRFEAYGWNHILVKDGNDLEAIHKAIEEAKSQKGPTIIEVKTIIGYGSPNKSNSHSSHGAPLGEEERELTFKNYKLDASKSFQVDDSVYEIFNETMIQRADAHEAQWKKDLEAYTEKYPELAKEFKTAIAGELPEGYEKDLPRFELGHKAASRADSGEIIQALGKAVPSFFGGSADLASSNKSNVKEAGDFSAEDGAGKNVWFGVREFAMAAAVNGMAAHGGLHPYGATFFVFSDYLKPALRLSSIMGLRSTFIFTHDSIAVGEDGPTHEPIEQLAGLRAIPNLNVIRPADGNETRVAWKVALEANGTPTALVLTRQGLPVLDVEETQLEEGVRKGAYVVYETEAAPEYVLLATGSEVSLVIDVAKDLEQRGKGVRVVSMPNWNAFEQQPKAYQDEVLLPSVTKRVAVEMGATLGWHKYVGMNGLVIGIDRYGASAPGDLVVEKYGFTKENILSQIESL